A portion of the Micromonospora tarapacensis genome contains these proteins:
- a CDS encoding ATP-binding protein, which produces MIELDTARHVMHGRDDEQAIIAGLLAGAQTRRGAALVIRGHPGIGKTMLLTVARQAAAEAGMLVLAANGAEAEAALPFAGLHQLLAPLLSNLPALTPALQRTLRGAFGLEDIRPDLFTVGLAVLELLGDQAARRPLLIVADDAHWLDPETLAVLVFVARRLTVEPIAAVMTVRSQHTGVLSGTGLGQLRLGELDDTTAERVLADHAPDLTPSLRERVLAEAAGNPLALVELPRLLVPGTEVPELLPVNERLESAFADRFAQLPEPTRAIVAAFSADAGCPLPDLLAAAQALTGTAPWPGRSSRPSTPAWSRSTTGGCGSGTRWSGPRCTPRWTTSPG; this is translated from the coding sequence GTGATCGAGTTGGACACCGCCCGGCATGTCATGCACGGCCGGGACGACGAGCAGGCCATCATCGCCGGTCTCCTGGCCGGTGCCCAGACCCGGCGCGGCGCCGCCCTGGTGATCCGCGGGCACCCGGGCATCGGCAAGACGATGCTGCTCACCGTGGCCCGCCAGGCAGCCGCCGAGGCCGGGATGCTCGTGCTTGCCGCGAACGGCGCGGAGGCCGAGGCGGCGCTGCCGTTCGCCGGGCTGCACCAGCTGCTCGCCCCGCTGCTGAGCAACCTGCCCGCACTGACCCCGGCCCTGCAGCGCACCCTGCGCGGCGCGTTCGGGCTCGAGGACATCCGCCCGGACCTGTTCACCGTCGGCCTGGCCGTCCTCGAACTGCTCGGCGACCAGGCCGCTCGCAGACCGCTGCTGATCGTCGCCGACGACGCACACTGGCTCGACCCGGAAACCCTGGCCGTCCTGGTGTTCGTGGCCCGGCGGCTGACCGTCGAACCGATCGCCGCGGTGATGACGGTCCGGTCCCAGCACACCGGTGTGCTCTCCGGCACCGGCCTCGGACAGCTACGGCTCGGCGAGCTCGACGACACCACCGCCGAGCGGGTGCTCGCCGACCATGCGCCCGACCTCACGCCGAGCCTGCGCGAGCGGGTCCTGGCCGAGGCCGCCGGAAACCCCCTGGCCCTGGTGGAGCTGCCGCGCCTGCTGGTCCCCGGTACGGAGGTGCCGGAGCTGCTGCCGGTCAACGAGCGGCTGGAATCGGCATTCGCCGACCGGTTCGCCCAGCTTCCGGAACCGACCCGCGCGATCGTGGCGGCCTTCTCTGCCGACGCCGGATGCCCGCTGCCGGACCTGCTGGCGGCCGCGCAGGCGCTGACCGGGACGGCCCCGTGGCCGGGCAGATCCAGCCGGCCATCGACGCCGGCCTGGTCCAGATCCACGACCGGCGGCTGCGGTTCCGGCACCCGCTGGTCCGGTCCGCGGTGTACGCCGCGATGGACGACTTCTCCAGGCTGA